A stretch of the Candidatus Tanganyikabacteria bacterium genome encodes the following:
- a CDS encoding (2Fe-2S)-binding protein, protein MKTLLVDDTPIDIAPGTTVLQACWAAGAYVPALCAHPALPTTGHCGMCLVEVDGEVALSCDIAAAPGMAVTTTGERLETLRRKALSALLANHPHECLTCPEREGCDRVSCSMGVDMAERCCERFGECEVQQVAECVGIPSSTPRFRPRGLPAFQRDTALHLYLDRCIACMRCVDACVSVKGHGALTWLELVEGIFVGPSAGASFKEAGCKFCGACIEVCPAGSMLEQGPRGRRWRDLSREKLAFPPMPLPPRRHLALAADAVATVPAAPGAFRLFDAAGRVHLIEGVDNLREALGAHAASGVATHFDFHEAQMYSQRANELLQAHLKEHGKLPPGNDLDDDLF, encoded by the coding sequence ATGAAAACTCTCCTTGTCGACGACACCCCGATCGACATCGCTCCCGGAACGACGGTCCTCCAGGCCTGCTGGGCCGCCGGGGCGTACGTGCCGGCCCTGTGCGCCCACCCGGCGTTGCCCACGACCGGCCACTGCGGAATGTGCCTCGTGGAAGTCGACGGCGAGGTGGCGCTGTCCTGCGACATCGCGGCCGCGCCGGGAATGGCGGTGACGACCACCGGCGAGCGGCTGGAAACCTTGCGCCGCAAGGCGCTCTCCGCGCTGCTGGCCAACCATCCCCACGAGTGCCTCACCTGCCCGGAGCGCGAGGGCTGCGATCGCGTCAGCTGCTCGATGGGCGTGGACATGGCCGAACGCTGCTGCGAGCGCTTCGGCGAATGCGAGGTCCAGCAGGTGGCCGAGTGCGTGGGAATCCCGAGCAGCACGCCCCGCTTCCGGCCGCGAGGCCTCCCGGCGTTTCAGCGCGACACGGCGCTGCACCTGTACCTCGACCGCTGCATCGCGTGCATGCGGTGCGTGGACGCCTGCGTGTCGGTCAAGGGCCATGGCGCCCTGACCTGGCTCGAACTTGTCGAGGGAATCTTCGTGGGCCCATCGGCTGGCGCGAGCTTCAAGGAAGCCGGCTGCAAGTTCTGCGGGGCCTGCATCGAGGTCTGCCCGGCCGGGTCCATGCTCGAGCAAGGCCCCAGGGGCCGGCGCTGGCGGGACCTTTCTCGGGAGAAGCTCGCGTTTCCGCCGATGCCGCTCCCGCCCCGCCGGCATCTCGCCCTCGCGGCCGATGCGGTGGCGACCGTCCCCGCGGCGCCCGGCGCGTTCCGGTTGTTCGACGCGGCCGGCCGGGTCCACCTCATCGAAGGCGTGGACAACCTGCGCGAGGCCCTGGGCGCGCATGCCGCGTCCGGGGTCGCCACGCACTTCGATTTCCACGAGGCGCAGATGTACTCGCAACGCGCCAACGAGTTGCTGCAGGCGCATCTCAAGGAGCACGGCAAGCTCCCGCCCGGCAACGATCTCGACGACGACCTGTTCTAG
- a CDS encoding zinc-binding dehydrogenase, giving the protein MKAAVFHGAHKPLSIEDVQVPAVGPGEILVRVAACGVCHTDLHYLDHGVPTFKAPPLILGHEASGVVAQVGDGVGEFKEGDRVLLPAVFSCGKCYYCRIGRENICQSMVMLGNNVDGAYAEYIKVAAKDAFHLPEEIPLVEGAIIADAVSTPFHAVKNRARVQPGDTVAVFGCGGVGLNVVQVAAAVGATVIAVDMLPRKLEWAKQFGASYTFCAADSDVRKEIRKLTGGGADIAIEAIGNPQVMAQAFGALRPGGRLCVIGYSDKEVVFPAANIMYREMEIVGSLGCRPVDYPKIIEMARIGKIKVAPLVTHKFDLVDIGDAFDLLRSGEGIRAVAIPNMN; this is encoded by the coding sequence ATGAAAGCCGCTGTCTTCCACGGAGCGCACAAGCCCCTCTCGATCGAGGACGTCCAGGTACCTGCCGTCGGCCCCGGGGAGATCCTGGTGAGGGTCGCCGCCTGCGGGGTCTGCCACACCGACCTCCACTACCTGGATCACGGCGTGCCGACCTTCAAGGCGCCGCCGCTGATCCTGGGCCACGAAGCGTCCGGCGTGGTGGCGCAGGTCGGCGACGGCGTGGGTGAGTTCAAGGAAGGCGATCGCGTACTGCTCCCGGCGGTCTTCTCGTGCGGCAAGTGCTACTACTGCCGCATCGGCCGCGAGAACATCTGCCAGTCGATGGTGATGCTAGGCAACAACGTGGACGGCGCGTATGCCGAGTACATCAAGGTCGCCGCCAAGGACGCCTTCCACCTGCCCGAGGAGATTCCCCTGGTCGAGGGCGCGATCATCGCCGACGCCGTCTCGACGCCCTTCCATGCGGTGAAGAACCGGGCCCGCGTTCAACCGGGCGACACCGTGGCCGTCTTCGGCTGCGGCGGCGTGGGCCTCAACGTCGTGCAGGTCGCGGCGGCCGTGGGCGCCACGGTCATCGCCGTGGACATGCTGCCGCGGAAGCTCGAATGGGCGAAACAGTTCGGCGCCAGCTACACGTTCTGCGCGGCCGATTCCGACGTGCGCAAGGAGATCCGCAAGCTCACGGGCGGCGGGGCCGACATCGCCATCGAGGCGATCGGCAACCCGCAGGTGATGGCCCAGGCCTTCGGCGCGCTGCGGCCCGGCGGGCGCCTGTGCGTCATCGGCTACTCGGACAAGGAGGTGGTCTTCCCGGCGGCCAACATCATGTACCGGGAGATGGAGATCGTCGGGAGCCTGGGCTGCCGGCCGGTGGACTACCCGAAGATCATCGAGATGGCCCGCATCGGTAAGATCAAGGTGGCGCCCCTGGTCACCCACAAGTTCGACCTGGTCGACATCGGCGACGCGTTCGACCTGTTGCGCAGCGGAGAGGGCATCCGCGCCGTCGCCATCCCGAACATGAATTGA
- a CDS encoding acyl-CoA dehydrogenase family protein, which yields MIDFELTDEQKLVVDTVRQFAARELAPIIEELDREHRWDPDTFKKYAELGITGLCFPEEYGGAGMDYITYGLACEELDYVDTSFRTVLSVHTGLCACGIYQWGTEEQRQRFLVPLASGEKLGAFGLTEPDAGTDVAGMRTHARRDGSDYVITGNKLWISCASQGDTFLIFAYTDASRKHRGISAFIVNRDEAGPGFQTFPIKDKSGIWAGDCGGINLDGVRVPKGNLLGEEGEGFKIAMSCLDNGRYSVAAGSAGCIRACLDASVKYAKERKAFGKSIGEFQLVQQMIAKMVSGYETTRLLYFKAGWLKNKGLRNTRETSLAKWYGTVAALEAASDAVEVFGAYGFSDEYPVARYLRNAKAPVIYEGTRQIHTVMQAEYALGLREDKPLGRMLPGFGEKVPVGQA from the coding sequence ATGATCGACTTCGAACTCACCGACGAACAGAAACTGGTGGTCGACACCGTCCGGCAGTTCGCCGCCCGCGAACTCGCGCCCATCATCGAGGAACTCGACCGCGAGCATCGCTGGGATCCCGATACCTTCAAGAAGTACGCCGAACTCGGCATCACCGGCCTGTGCTTCCCCGAGGAGTACGGCGGGGCCGGGATGGACTACATCACCTACGGCCTGGCCTGCGAGGAGCTGGACTACGTCGACACCAGCTTCCGCACCGTCTTGTCCGTGCACACCGGCCTGTGCGCGTGCGGCATCTACCAGTGGGGCACCGAGGAGCAGCGGCAGCGCTTCCTGGTGCCGCTCGCGAGCGGCGAGAAGCTCGGCGCGTTCGGCCTCACCGAACCCGACGCCGGCACCGACGTGGCCGGCATGCGCACGCACGCGCGCCGCGACGGCTCGGACTACGTCATCACGGGCAACAAGCTCTGGATTTCGTGCGCCTCGCAGGGCGACACCTTCCTGATCTTCGCCTACACCGACGCGTCAAGGAAGCACCGCGGCATCAGCGCATTCATCGTCAACCGCGACGAGGCCGGCCCCGGGTTCCAGACCTTCCCCATCAAGGACAAGTCCGGCATCTGGGCCGGGGATTGCGGCGGCATCAACCTCGACGGGGTGCGGGTCCCGAAAGGCAACCTGCTGGGCGAGGAGGGCGAGGGCTTCAAGATCGCCATGAGCTGCCTCGACAACGGGCGCTACAGCGTGGCGGCCGGCTCGGCGGGCTGCATCCGGGCCTGCCTCGACGCCTCGGTCAAGTACGCCAAGGAGCGCAAGGCCTTCGGCAAGTCCATCGGCGAGTTCCAGCTCGTGCAGCAGATGATCGCCAAGATGGTGTCCGGCTACGAGACCACGCGGCTGCTGTACTTCAAGGCCGGCTGGCTCAAGAACAAGGGCCTGCGCAACACGCGCGAGACCAGCCTCGCCAAGTGGTACGGCACCGTCGCCGCCCTCGAGGCCGCCAGCGACGCCGTCGAAGTCTTCGGCGCGTACGGCTTCTCGGACGAGTACCCGGTGGCGCGCTACCTGCGCAACGCCAAGGCCCCGGTCATCTACGAGGGCACCCGGCAGATCCACACCGTGATGCAGGCCGAGTACGCGCTGGGCCTGCGGGAGGACAAGCCGCTTGGCCGGATGCTGCCGGGCTTCGGCGAGAAGGTGCCGGTGGGGCAGGCGTAG
- a CDS encoding PilZ domain-containing protein → MAASAIPYGAGAPIKVQLPGGLVTGTIREINGKVATVELPVPLELATAAHIIWPDGSRTTLGPGTAIVQSRLTVSLPAGQGAPSTAPRAELRRHPRYNVTLPIRITDLADPKFLVGGRTLNISVGGALLLCNAELATRHRYLVSIEVGAEEVRIQGDVLRQVGHQTFGIQWRDEAPGRHLVDVYFKLIERATGELPAPDSRARDKAASRDREPGPRA, encoded by the coding sequence ATGGCCGCTAGCGCGATCCCTTATGGCGCAGGGGCGCCGATCAAGGTGCAACTCCCCGGTGGGCTGGTAACCGGTACCATCCGGGAAATCAACGGCAAGGTCGCGACGGTCGAGTTGCCGGTGCCGCTGGAACTTGCCACGGCCGCGCACATCATCTGGCCGGACGGGAGCCGGACGACCCTTGGGCCGGGCACGGCCATTGTCCAGTCCAGGCTGACGGTGAGCCTCCCCGCGGGCCAGGGGGCGCCCTCGACCGCGCCGCGGGCCGAACTCCGCCGGCATCCGCGCTACAACGTCACGCTGCCGATCCGCATCACCGACCTGGCCGACCCGAAGTTCCTGGTCGGCGGCCGGACGCTGAACATCTCGGTCGGGGGCGCCCTGCTGCTGTGCAACGCCGAACTCGCCACCCGTCACCGGTACCTCGTGTCCATCGAGGTGGGCGCGGAGGAAGTGCGGATCCAGGGCGACGTGCTGCGCCAGGTGGGCCACCAGACCTTCGGCATCCAGTGGCGGGACGAGGCGCCGGGCCGCCATCTGGTGGACGTGTACTTCAAGCTGATCGAGCGCGCGACCGGCGAGTTGCCCGCGCCCGACTCCCGGGCCAGGGACAAGGCGGCGAGCCGCGATCGGGAGCCCGGGCCGCGAGCTTGA
- a CDS encoding FAD binding domain-containing protein — translation MMRLPPFRYLSAGSLDEAVALLAENAPYAVPVAGGTDLLPNMKRRQAEPGVLVALRGVPELIGVRGEAEAGLCIGAMTPLAEIAAHPALRAAFPALAEAADLVATPQVRRMATLAGNLCADTRCTFFDQTLQWRRSAGFCLKKDGTVCHVAEGGKRCWAVSSSDIAPVLCSLGATIRVVGPGGERILPVSDLYRDDGARPLATASAEILAEVRLPPGAGWRSAYLKLRRREAFDFPVLGVAAAVRLEGEIVREAGIAVGGVASRPLVLPEAQEALIGRALTEETIVAAAEAAARQPRPLENTDYPALYRKKLTRVYIRRALRRIAGLE, via the coding sequence ATGATGCGGCTGCCTCCGTTCCGCTACCTCTCCGCGGGCAGCCTGGACGAGGCGGTGGCCCTGCTGGCCGAGAACGCCCCGTACGCGGTGCCCGTGGCCGGCGGGACCGACCTGCTGCCCAACATGAAGCGGCGCCAGGCCGAGCCAGGGGTCCTGGTGGCGCTTCGCGGCGTGCCCGAGTTGATCGGCGTGCGGGGCGAGGCCGAGGCGGGCCTGTGCATCGGCGCCATGACGCCCCTGGCGGAGATTGCGGCGCACCCGGCGCTGCGGGCGGCGTTTCCCGCACTGGCCGAGGCCGCCGACCTGGTGGCCACGCCGCAGGTGCGGCGGATGGCCACGCTCGCCGGCAACCTCTGCGCCGACACGCGTTGCACCTTCTTCGACCAGACGCTGCAGTGGCGCCGGTCGGCGGGGTTCTGCCTCAAGAAGGACGGGACGGTTTGCCACGTCGCCGAGGGCGGCAAGCGCTGCTGGGCGGTGTCGTCATCCGACATTGCGCCGGTGCTGTGCAGCCTGGGGGCGACCATCCGCGTGGTGGGTCCCGGCGGGGAGCGCATCCTGCCGGTTTCGGACCTGTACCGCGACGACGGCGCGCGCCCCCTGGCGACCGCGTCGGCCGAGATCCTCGCCGAGGTGCGATTGCCGCCCGGCGCCGGCTGGCGGAGCGCGTACCTCAAGCTCCGGCGCCGCGAGGCCTTCGACTTCCCCGTGCTCGGCGTCGCCGCGGCCGTGCGCCTGGAGGGCGAGATCGTGCGCGAGGCCGGCATCGCGGTGGGCGGCGTCGCCTCGCGTCCGCTGGTGCTTCCGGAGGCCCAGGAGGCGCTGATCGGCCGGGCCCTCACCGAGGAGACCATCGTGGCGGCCGCTGAGGCCGCCGCCCGCCAGCCAAGGCCGCTGGAAAACACCGACTACCCGGCCCTGTACCGCAAGAAGCTGACCCGGGTGTACATCAGGCGGGCCTTGCGGCGCATCGCCGGCCTGGAGTAG